DNA sequence from the Cellulophaga sp. HaHaR_3_176 genome:
AATAATTGGAGCACCTAAGTTTAAGTTGTCATCATCATCATCACTACTACAGGATTGTAAGAATAATCCAATTGAAGCGATAATCGCTAAAAATTTAAAATTTGGTTTCAAAATAGTTGTTTTCATGGTACTTAATTTTAATGATTACTTATTGTGATTACTGTTATTGATTATTAAAAAGGAATAGTCAGCGATAATGAGATGTTTCTACCTGCCTCAGGCACATCTATTAATCTGTAAAAACTGGTATGATTAAAATATTTGGTATCGAATACATTGTTTAGTTTTACGCGCATTTCTACAGGCAATCCATTATTAAACACATCTAATTCTGCTAAAAATGACATATTTAGCAGCTGGTATCCTTCTGTTTTTTCCTCTGGTGGTACAATTTCGTCTTGAGCTGCAGTCATTCTAAAATCTGCTATTAATTGAGGGTTCTTAAAAAATAATAGCTTGTTGACATGATATCTTGCCGATAATAAGCCTGATAATGGTGGGGAAAAAGGTAGCGTAAATCCTTCTTTAGCACCACTTTGTTGTCTAGAATACACGTATTCTACTGAGGCATCTAATTGCAAGTTTTTAGAAATTGTGGTATTTGCATTGAACTCCCCTCCTATTCTAAAAACCTTTGCTTGTGTATACTCGTAAATTTGTATAGTTTCAAAATAACTTGACGTAGGATTCAGATAAATATAATTTTGAAAAACATTGACAAAAGGACTAACACCAAAACTGAAAAATTCAGCAGTATGATCGATGGCAACATCTAATTGATATGATATTTCTGGATCTAAATCTAGATTTCCTTTCTCATACCGGTACATATGATAGTTTACACCGTCAGATGCAAGTTCATTAGCTAAGGGCATTCTAAAACTTCTACCGATATTGATTTTATAACTAGTTTTATTTTGAATATAGCTGAGCCCAACAGAAGCGCTAAGATTACCAAAATCTAAAGTTTCATTTTTAGACCGTTGTAGAAATAAGTACGAGATAGAACCATCTTCGTTATTTACGGTCGATGGATACCAATCATTATAAGCCTTAGTATCTACCAAACCAAAATCATAACGTAAACCAGCCAAAATATGTAGATTGGTATTGAGTTCAAATTGATCGTAAGCAAAAATACCAGCCGTAAACCGATCGTATTCAGGAATTAAAAATCCCCATCCGCCAATATTATTATTTTGATATTCCATGTTCAACCCTAAAACCATATCATGTTGATCATTGGGTTTAAATGCATCTCTGAAGTTTAAGGAATAGGTGTTTTTAATAAACAGTCGCTCTTTAGTATTTGGTGGTTGTGGCATATACCCATGAGGAATAGGTTCTGAATGTTCTTCTCGATTATTACTCTGATAACCTAAATCAAATAATAATTTGTGGTCGCCTGCATTTATAGCCGTGTTATTAGTTATTTTAAAGTGATTTACTTTATGAAATGGAAGGTCTATATCTCTACTGGAACTATCATAATCTATACTAGAAGATCTTACTTCTAACCCATGAGCATTAGCAAAAAATCCGTTTTTAGCATTCACATTACTGAATACTGTTTCAGATGTTATACCCTCAGAAACAAAACCGATGCTTACACTTGCATCTGCTTCGTTACCTGCGGTATTCCTTAAATTATTTTCATGTAATTCAAAAATGTAGTTTTCATAATTGATTTGATCTGTTGGTACTTTATAGTCTCCATAATCTCTGTACGTAAGTCTGGTTCGATAAAACCACTTATCTTTTCTAGAACTTAAACCCGCAGAAATGCCCAATAAATCATTATTACTTTCACCAAGAATATTCACTTCACCATCAAAAGAATTCGGAGATGGTATTTTATTAGCTTGTATATCAACAACTCCGGCAATGGCATCAGATCCGTACAATAAAGAAGCGGGGCCTTTAATAATTTGTATGTTTTCAATACCGTGTTGGTCTATTTCTAATCCATGGTCATTTCCCCATTGTTGTGCTTCATGTTTTATACCGTTTTGTACAACAGCTACACGATTAAAACCTAAACCTCTAATTACAGGTTTAGATTGCCCAGAACCAATTGTAATAGTGCTTACCCCAGGTATTTTACTTAAAGTTTGCATTAAACTATTCTCTCTATTATTATTCAGAAATTCTTTAGTAACCGTTTGAGAAACTATAGGAACTTCCATAGCTTTTCTTTTTTTAGTTTTTCCACTAACTTTTACTTCGTCGAGAACAGTAGTAGACTCCGTTAAGAATATTTTGAGTTCATCCATATTTGGACCCACATCAATACTAATTGTTTCAGATTCGCAACCAATATGAGATATAGTAAATACGTACTTGCCTTTGACCACATTATTTATGGTAAAAGCACCAGTTGATGTTGACACTGAAAAAAGTTTTTCTCCGACGATAGTTGCACCCTTAGCAGGTTCTAAGGTGTTCGCATGTATTATAAACCCTTTTATTTGATAAGAATTTTGCGCAAGCGCGGTTGAGCACAGACTAAAAAATAGTCCTATACTCAATATTTTATAAAGCATATTTTTATACTATAAGATTTAAATTGGAGTCCTTTAAAATGAACCAAGACAAAGCCTATACATTTAACCGTTTGAAGAATATGGTGTATCACGAATTCCAAAAACAGTTTTAGGGTAAAAAGGGCTCAAGGAGAATTCAAGGTGCAAAAGAAAAAATGTATAGAAAACTTATAGCAAAAAAGGCGGTGGTCTAGAAAAAAGTTCACTTACAATTATAGTATTAAGAACAATAGAACTGTAGTTTCTCTTTATTTCTATGGGAATAAAAAACATATTGTTTTCGACATGAAAATCAACTGTGGCTGTAAAAATAATTGGCGTTAAATTATGTGCAATCGCATGGTCACAAATAGCACAAGTGTCATGTGTCATATCTTCGTTTGTATGCGAAAATGCATGAAGCCCTGTCATTTTCATAAATAGAAATAGAACAAGCAGAAAATAGGTAATATTATGTTTTATACGACTAGGCTTCATTAAAAATTGAAACGTTATGATGCGATTGATCTGTTTTTTGATACAAAATTATTTTGCAAATATATTACCTTTTTTACACTAACGCAACTAAGTAGCGTTAGTTATTTTGACAATCTTTTTTTGAAAAATAATAGCTTCATTTTAATAACAAGCCAGAACAATCGGTAATAATATAATTAAAATGTTCCACTTCATCTTTGTTCAATTTTAATATACCAGTGATACTTACCACTTGATCTGTTTTAAACTTGGGTGGTGTAACGAATTGAAGTTCTATAGCCGTTTCTGGGCCTCCTTGACCACAAAAAAAACAAGAAGACATAGGACCTTTTGATAAAATTAACAATTTTCCATTAGGGTCTATATTTAGAAAATACCCTGTCACAGTAATTTGTTTTCCTTCCAAATCTTTTACGGATCCAGAAAATTCAGGATACAAGAAATATTCATCATACGCAGGGAAAAATTTATCTGTGTATGTTACCTTAGCTAAATCTGCCCAAGAAGTTTCTCGTTGACTATACCCTAGAGCGTATGTAAACAGTATAAATGTGAATAAAATTTTATTTTTCATTACTTAAAATTGTTGCTATATCCATCTTTAAAATTGGATATATAGCCAATAAAACGGATACTGTAGTTAGTATAATAATAGAACCTCCAGTTTGTAAAAGATCTTGATAGGGCAAATCTTGGAGCATGTATAGTTTATCATCTGCATTCATAATTTTGAAGATGTATTTAAAACCAATTTTTAAGAACAAAAAACCTAAAATAAAGGCAGTAAAAGCGATCGCAAACCCTTCGCACGCTACTATTTTAATCAATTGAAAATTACGTGCACCATAAGTTCGTAAAAGTGCCAAATCAAAAGCACGTTCCTTAACCATTTTATAAAGACTTGTGAAAATCATAATTCCAGAAATTATAAGTATTATATAAGCAACTGCTGTGATTGTCTTAAAGCCAACACCGGTATAAGCATAAAGGCGATCTAACTCATATTTTGGCAATGCAGCCTGCAAACCTGCTTGTTTATTAATTTTTCTGGGTAGGGTAACCAATCCTCTTGGGTTTCTAAAAGTGATGAGTAAAGAGGTTATTTCTTTATCATCCTTATGTTCTTGATGGATATGCTCATCATGGTGTTCTTCCGCTACTTCATGATGTTCTTTTTCATGATCATGAACATCCCAAACACTTTGCAAGTGGGTTATAATCAAACGATCTATGACTTTTTGTGTGGGCTTTAAAATACCTACTACCGTTAATTTATCAGAGTGTACTTCAACAGTAGCATCTACTAAACCATGAGTGCTCAAAATAGTATCTCCAATATTAAGTTTAAGGTGTTGTGCTACACTGTTTCCCAAAACCACATCCATAGATTTTTTAACACCACTACCTTGTTCCAATTCAGCATTGTAAAGGGATCCAAAATCTGCCGTTGTTCCCACTATTCTATATCCTTTATAGTTATCGCCATACGAGATTGGTACCGCCGATTTTATCATTGGATTTTTGCCGATCTTCAGTGCTTCTTGGTAAGATATATTCCCCGTAGGATTATCTAGATGCAACACTGAAGCCAATACAAGTTGTAAAGGACTTCCTTTAGCACCCACGACCATATCAATACCTCCCAAATTACGTTCTATTTGGTATTCGAATGATTTTTTCAGTTGCTGAATTCCTAAAAGTAGAGTAATACTCAGCACTAAAACAAAAACGCTCAAAAAAGTATAAAGCGGCTTAGATTTTATGTTTTGCAGGCTAATTTTCCAAATATTCATAGCGTGATGAAGTTTTGAAAAAACGGTTTAATTCTATAATCGTGCGTAATTACGATTAAGTTTGCCTTAGTCTTTTTGGCTTGCGCTATCAGTAATTCTATTACAATCTTACAGTTTTCATCATCTAAATTAGATGTTGGTTCATCTGCCAAAATTAAACTTGGTTCGTGTATAATGGCAGATGCAATACCTAAACGCTGCAATTGCCCTTCACTGAGCTGGTGCGCTTTATGATGTTTAATTTCATGTAAGTCTAATTGTTTTAGTAAAGCATCAATAGCAGAAAATTCTATTTTGCTTTTACTAAAATAAAGACGCGCTTGTAAATTTTCTTGAACACTTAATGAGGTTATAGCGTGATTCTTTTGAAATACTAAGCCTATTTTTTCTCCTCTAAATTCATCTAACTGACGATTACTTAATTTATTAATGGCAATAGCATCAATACTAATGGTTCCTAAAGTCGGTTTTAATAACCCTGCTATTAGATGCAACAAGGTAGTTTTTCCAATACCAGATTTTCCTAAAATGAGTAGATTTTCATTCTTGTTTAAAGTGATATCAGGAAAGCTAAAAGTAATATCCTTTTTTTTATATTGAAAAGTAAGATGATCTGTTTGTATCATTTTGAATTCTATAAAAAACCTTCTTAAAAATTTTATATAGCTATTGGCCATACATCTTGCTGAGGAAATTGTTGATTTTTCCAAAGGTTTATTTCATGAGCTGTAAGTAAACAACCCTCTAACTCCCTTAGCATCTCATCTTTGTTTATATGCTGCCCTATAAAAACCAATTCTACTTTTCGGTCTCCAAACACAGGATCCCAATTTTCTTCAATTTCATCCTTATGATCTAGAAAGGAGGCGTAAGCTAAACGTTCTCCAAAAGTCATAGAAGCCCACCAAACACCTGCATTATCTGCTTTACATGAACCACCTGCAGAGCTCCACAATAAAGCATGATTAGTTCTTGAAGCTAACCAAAACAAACCTTTACTTCTAATAATATTTTGAGGAAAATTTTGGTTCAGATATGTTAAAAAGCGCTCTGGATGAAATGGCTTTTTACTTCTAAAAACAAAAGAACTTATTCCGTATTCTTCTGTTTCAGGTACATGATCATTTTCTAATTCTCTTAACCATCCAGCAGACGCTTCTGCTTTTTCATAGTCAAACAAACCTGTATTCAGTACATTTTCTAAAGCAACCTTAGATTCATTGGCAGTAAGTATGCGCGCTTCTGGATTTAATTTATGTAGAATAGCATGTAATTCATCAATCTGTTCTGGACGTACCAAATCAATTTTATTGATAATAATAACGTTAGCAAATTCAATTTGATCGGTCAATAAATTAACAATAGTCCTATCGTCACCTTCAATAGAGGTAAGCGCTCGTGTGGTTAAATAATCTGAACTTGAAAAGTCTTTTAAAAAGTTAAATGCATCTACTACGGTAACCATAGTATCTATAAAACTAAACCGACTTAAATCTATTTTACCATCTTCACTTTCAAATGTAAAAGTCTGTGCTACGGGAATAGGCTCACTGATTCCTGTACTCTCAATAAGTAGATAATCAAATCTGTTTTCGGCTGCCAACTTTTCAACTTCTACCATAAGATCTTCACGTAAAGTGCAACAAATACAGCCGTTAGACATTTCTACTAATTTCTCCTCCGTTCTAGAGAGCGTGTTTTCATTTGCAATGAACTGAGCATCAATATTAACCTCACTCATATCATTAACAATCACGGCTACTTTTAATCCTTTTTTGTTATGGAGCACATGGTTCAACAAGGTAGTTTTACCAGCACCTAGAAAACCACTTAATACAGTTACAGGTAATTTTTTCATGTGATTTATTGTTTTGTATACTTACTACTTCTGCTATTATTTTTTATGGGGTATTTTTATCGATAACTTGATTTTTTGAAAGAATGGATGTAATAATTTTTTGTAATAGATACGTCTCACTTCCTGGGCCAATTGTCAACAATTTAGAGCCTGTTATAGGTACACCATTAAAAGGCCTTATATGCACTTTGCCATCTGGAGTGCGCTCAAAATAAGTATAATGTGCATCGCCACTAATTATCGTACAACCCTTAACTCTCAGTAAACTTTTAGGAAGTGCCGCACAAATACCATCAATAGCTTTGGAATGGGGCAAATTTGGCAAATCTACAGCGCATGAAGCCCAGTGTGCTTTTTGATGGTCTAACTTTTGAGCAGAATTTAGAGAAGGCCCTAATTCAGGTAACAATAAAACATCTAACTGCTGCATGGGGATTACTTTCGCCGTTGGATTCCATATTTTCAATTGCTGTATAACTTCTGCTTTTCGATTCTCTGATACCTGTTCAAGATGTGATAAAACCAATAGAGAAGAAATTTGAATTTGGTTTGCTTCCAGTTCGTTATGTGCTCCCCTTTTTTGCCAGTTTTTAACATCTACCACAGAAATTTGAATGGGTGGTAAAAACCGATCATGAAGCCCTACCCCCAAAAACTCCATTAAGGAACAAGCATCTGATGTTCCGTTGGCTTCGATAAGTGTAATCCCGTTTTTTCTATCAGGAATTCTGTTTACCATATTTCTAAGTTCCATAATCCCACTACAACAGATACAGCTACCACTTAAAGGCTTAATAGCATTTGATGCCATCTGCTTGCTTAATTGTTGTGCATCTAAATTGGCATTTTCATAATCGTTTAGAATCACATAGGGGTTAAACCCTTGTTCAATAAAACTGTTAATTAAGAACCTTAGTAAGGTAGTTTTTCCTGCTCCTAAAAAACCTACCACCGTAATTATAGCCTCCATAATGCAATAGGTTTTATTCGTTATTATATTTTAATTTGATTTAACTTGTTCATTTTTTCGATTAAATCTCCTGTAATGGCAACCACAGCTGGTTTTGGGATACCATCTTCATCAAAAGGCCATGTACTGGTAGGGTTTTTTAAATCTGTAGTTTGTTCCCCTGGGTGTTGCACACTTAAGAATAAAGTTTTTCCGTCTGGTGAAAACCAAGGTCCCGTTAACTCCGCATCTTTTGGTGCTGAAGCGACACGAATTACCTTGCCTGCATCTTCACCAAGTCTAGGAATTACGAATAGACTATTATTTTTAAAAGCCATATAAGGCTTATCTTTTTTATTCATAGAATTACCCGACATATCTGAAGTCAACCAAAGGTTTCCTGATAAATCAAACGCTAAATTATCTGGACAAGAAAAACCTTTTTCTTCTCCGCCAGCCAAATAGGTAGAAGCTTTAAAATGTAAAGCATCAAAGGCACCATTATTTTCTTCTATTTTTAAAATAGAACCGTGAACATCTCCTTTCGGCTTATTATTTGTCAACGAAATAAAAATGTTTCCCGTAATTGGGTCTATTTCGATATCCTCTGGTCTATTTAACGCAGTAGCACCAAGAAGTTTGGCTGCTTCTCGTGCCCGGATCAATACCTCGGTCTGATCTTTGAAATTACTTTTTAAAACGGCTTGAGTTTCCCAATCTAATGCCAACCAAATACCATTGATAGTATCTGCTACAAATAAAGTTCCCTCCTTTAAAGAACCCGGCTCAGATGAAATAAATTTGTATAAATGTTCATCATTTTTATCATCTGCCGTATAGGCTACTACCCTTTTATCTTCTAATTCATATAAGGTGCAACATTCGTGCGCAAATCGTCCTAAAGCAATATGTTTTTGAGCTGTGCCATCTTTTGGGTTTACTTCTACCACCCAGCCATAATGCTCTGGTGGATAGTCGTAAAAATTTTCCCAACCGTAAGAACTAGGTCTATGTGTAGCTACATTATTTGTGTCGTATTCGGTTTCTCCAAAGAAACCATCATAGTTTTCCTCACAGGTAAGAAAGGTTTTCCATGGTGTAATACCGCCAGAACAGTTGCTATTTGTGCCAATAATAGTTGATTTGCCTTTTATGGGGCTGTCCCAATTAACGCTTATTGGTGTTTTACCATTAACTCGGCGATTATGAGGGTCGTTTTCAACCACTTTCCATACGTCATTCTCTTCTTTGATCCTTACGATGGTACCACCCACATCATACATCTCTTTATCAACCTGCTCTTTAGTTCTATGTTCAGAAGGATTTTCATATTTTCTAGCATCAAAATCTGAAACAAAAAGTGGATTCACATATTCATGATTAACCCATAGTAAACCGTCTTTCGGGTTGTTTTCATCAAAAGGTATAAAACATGTGAAATCATTATTAAACCCAAATGTATCTGTATCGCTTATTTTATCTCCCCACTTTATAATGGTATGATAATTTAATCCCTTGGCTAATAACAAGTCGTCCGTATCAGAAGCAACTAACCCTTCCAAAGCAAAAGCTTTTAAAGTGTTTAGCCTTTCTTTTGAAATGTTTCTGAATCCGTTAGTAGGTGTTGCCGTGCTACCACAACTAATTAAAAACTGTGGCATAACTACAGTTCCTAGTCCTGCTTTACCCATAAAGGAAATAAATTTTCTACGGTTGTATTCCATACTTTTTGTGCCTAAAAATTTTATAAATAGATTTAATGTAACCGCTCTTGTCCTATAATTTTTAAAAACTCATTCCGGGTATCTGAATCAGAAAAACAGCCTCCATATTCCAAAGTCGTAGTAAAACTGCTTTGGTCTTTTATTCCTCTGGAAGACACGCATAAATGTTTTGCGGTTACCGAAACAATTACATCTTTAGTATCCAAGACATTTTGCAAATCATTTAAAATTTGAAGTACTAAGCGTTCTTGCACCTGAGGACGGCGCGCATAATAATCTACCAAACGGTTAATTTTAGATAACCCAATGACCTTATCTTTGGGCACGTAGGCCACATGGGCATGTCCTACAATTGGTAAAAAGTGATGTTCACATGCTGAGTCAATATTAATATTTTGTTCCACAAGCATTTTTTGATACCCGTATTTATTTTCAAAAGTTGAAAGTTTTGGTTTGTTCACTGGGTTTAAACCATAGAACAGCTCTTTTACATACATTTTAGCAACACGGTATGGAGTTCCTGATAGGCTATCATCTGTTAAATCTAGTCCCATTTCTTCCATGATCATTTTAAAATGATGTTGAATGTTAATGATCTTTTCCTCATCTGATTTCTCAAATGCATCTGTACGCAACGGCGTTCTAATACTTGTAGAAAAATGGTTATCTCCAGTAACTTCTATTTGATTTTTATTCTTCATTTACACAACATTTATCAACATTACATTTACAGTGTTTTCTATTATATAAATGCAGTATTATTAAGGCAATAGCAGGTATATATAGTATAGCTTCTGGTAAGTGAAATAGTTCTAATTTTTCATTCAAGATAACTGCAGCCAATACAGCCCAACTTGACCAAAACATAGGCGTTATCCACTTAATAGAAGTTGTTTTTGTAGACCAGTAAATAGCAAAAAAAGAAATTGCTAAGAAAAAGTAATCCATAAATTTCCACCAATAAGGTGGTGCATCACAACAGATGACAGAACTAGCTTGAGCTATAAAAATAAAAGGGGTTACTACACAATGTAAAAGACATAACGTACTTGCTATGGCTCCTATATTATCTGTTTTTTGTTTTACTAATATCATACCTTATTGCAACTAAGTTGCAAATATAATAATGTTATTTGTTTTTACAACTTAGTTGCATTATATTTGTTTTATGGGCATTTTGAGAAGAACAAAATCGGTTGAAATACTACTTAATGAATTTGAAAAGATATCATCAGCTATTTCAGTGGTTACATTAATAGAACGTCTTGGTTTAAAGATGAATAAAACGACCATATATCGTGTTTTAGATAAGCTAGAAGATGATGGTGTTCTGCATTCGTTTTTAGGTAAAAACGGACATAAATGGTATGCAAAATGTAGTGGTTGCTCCAGTTCTGAACATCATGATGCTCATCCACACTTTCAATGTTCAGATTGTGGAAAAGTAGATTGTTTATCAGCAGATGTTCTTATCCCTAATATTCCTAATCGTAAAGTTGATGTGTCTCAAATTTTACTTCAAGGAACGTGTGAAAATTGTTTTAT
Encoded proteins:
- a CDS encoding TonB-dependent receptor domain-containing protein, with amino-acid sequence MLYKILSIGLFFSLCSTALAQNSYQIKGFIIHANTLEPAKGATIVGEKLFSVSTSTGAFTINNVVKGKYVFTISHIGCESETISIDVGPNMDELKIFLTESTTVLDEVKVSGKTKKRKAMEVPIVSQTVTKEFLNNNRENSLMQTLSKIPGVSTITIGSGQSKPVIRGLGFNRVAVVQNGIKHEAQQWGNDHGLEIDQHGIENIQIIKGPASLLYGSDAIAGVVDIQANKIPSPNSFDGEVNILGESNNDLLGISAGLSSRKDKWFYRTRLTYRDYGDYKVPTDQINYENYIFELHENNLRNTAGNEADASVSIGFVSEGITSETVFSNVNAKNGFFANAHGLEVRSSSIDYDSSSRDIDLPFHKVNHFKITNNTAINAGDHKLLFDLGYQSNNREEHSEPIPHGYMPQPPNTKERLFIKNTYSLNFRDAFKPNDQHDMVLGLNMEYQNNNIGGWGFLIPEYDRFTAGIFAYDQFELNTNLHILAGLRYDFGLVDTKAYNDWYPSTVNNEDGSISYLFLQRSKNETLDFGNLSASVGLSYIQNKTSYKINIGRSFRMPLANELASDGVNYHMYRYEKGNLDLDPEISYQLDVAIDHTAEFFSFGVSPFVNVFQNYIYLNPTSSYFETIQIYEYTQAKVFRIGGEFNANTTISKNLQLDASVEYVYSRQQSGAKEGFTLPFSPPLSGLLSARYHVNKLLFFKNPQLIADFRMTAAQDEIVPPEEKTEGYQLLNMSFLAELDVFNNGLPVEMRVKLNNVFDTKYFNHTSFYRLIDVPEAGRNISLSLTIPF
- a CDS encoding FtsX-like permease family protein; its protein translation is MNIWKISLQNIKSKPLYTFLSVFVLVLSITLLLGIQQLKKSFEYQIERNLGGIDMVVGAKGSPLQLVLASVLHLDNPTGNISYQEALKIGKNPMIKSAVPISYGDNYKGYRIVGTTADFGSLYNAELEQGSGVKKSMDVVLGNSVAQHLKLNIGDTILSTHGLVDATVEVHSDKLTVVGILKPTQKVIDRLIITHLQSVWDVHDHEKEHHEVAEEHHDEHIHQEHKDDKEITSLLITFRNPRGLVTLPRKINKQAGLQAALPKYELDRLYAYTGVGFKTITAVAYIILIISGIMIFTSLYKMVKERAFDLALLRTYGARNFQLIKIVACEGFAIAFTAFILGFLFLKIGFKYIFKIMNADDKLYMLQDLPYQDLLQTGGSIIILTTVSVLLAIYPILKMDIATILSNEK
- a CDS encoding ABC transporter ATP-binding protein, which translates into the protein MIQTDHLTFQYKKKDITFSFPDITLNKNENLLILGKSGIGKTTLLHLIAGLLKPTLGTISIDAIAINKLSNRQLDEFRGEKIGLVFQKNHAITSLSVQENLQARLYFSKSKIEFSAIDALLKQLDLHEIKHHKAHQLSEGQLQRLGIASAIIHEPSLILADEPTSNLDDENCKIVIELLIAQAKKTKANLIVITHDYRIKPFFQNFITL
- a CDS encoding GTP-binding protein, translated to MKKLPVTVLSGFLGAGKTTLLNHVLHNKKGLKVAVIVNDMSEVNIDAQFIANENTLSRTEEKLVEMSNGCICCTLREDLMVEVEKLAAENRFDYLLIESTGISEPIPVAQTFTFESEDGKIDLSRFSFIDTMVTVVDAFNFLKDFSSSDYLTTRALTSIEGDDRTIVNLLTDQIEFANVIIINKIDLVRPEQIDELHAILHKLNPEARILTANESKVALENVLNTGLFDYEKAEASAGWLRELENDHVPETEEYGISSFVFRSKKPFHPERFLTYLNQNFPQNIIRSKGLFWLASRTNHALLWSSAGGSCKADNAGVWWASMTFGERLAYASFLDHKDEIEENWDPVFGDRKVELVFIGQHINKDEMLRELEGCLLTAHEINLWKNQQFPQQDVWPIAI
- a CDS encoding GTP-binding protein, translating into MEAIITVVGFLGAGKTTLLRFLINSFIEQGFNPYVILNDYENANLDAQQLSKQMASNAIKPLSGSCICCSGIMELRNMVNRIPDRKNGITLIEANGTSDACSLMEFLGVGLHDRFLPPIQISVVDVKNWQKRGAHNELEANQIQISSLLVLSHLEQVSENRKAEVIQQLKIWNPTAKVIPMQQLDVLLLPELGPSLNSAQKLDHQKAHWASCAVDLPNLPHSKAIDGICAALPKSLLRVKGCTIISGDAHYTYFERTPDGKVHIRPFNGVPITGSKLLTIGPGSETYLLQKIITSILSKNQVIDKNTP
- a CDS encoding PhoX family phosphatase, with product MEYNRRKFISFMGKAGLGTVVMPQFLISCGSTATPTNGFRNISKERLNTLKAFALEGLVASDTDDLLLAKGLNYHTIIKWGDKISDTDTFGFNNDFTCFIPFDENNPKDGLLWVNHEYVNPLFVSDFDARKYENPSEHRTKEQVDKEMYDVGGTIVRIKEENDVWKVVENDPHNRRVNGKTPISVNWDSPIKGKSTIIGTNSNCSGGITPWKTFLTCEENYDGFFGETEYDTNNVATHRPSSYGWENFYDYPPEHYGWVVEVNPKDGTAQKHIALGRFAHECCTLYELEDKRVVAYTADDKNDEHLYKFISSEPGSLKEGTLFVADTINGIWLALDWETQAVLKSNFKDQTEVLIRAREAAKLLGATALNRPEDIEIDPITGNIFISLTNNKPKGDVHGSILKIEENNGAFDALHFKASTYLAGGEEKGFSCPDNLAFDLSGNLWLTSDMSGNSMNKKDKPYMAFKNNSLFVIPRLGEDAGKVIRVASAPKDAELTGPWFSPDGKTLFLSVQHPGEQTTDLKNPTSTWPFDEDGIPKPAVVAITGDLIEKMNKLNQIKI
- the folE gene encoding GTP cyclohydrolase I FolE → MKNKNQIEVTGDNHFSTSIRTPLRTDAFEKSDEEKIINIQHHFKMIMEEMGLDLTDDSLSGTPYRVAKMYVKELFYGLNPVNKPKLSTFENKYGYQKMLVEQNINIDSACEHHFLPIVGHAHVAYVPKDKVIGLSKINRLVDYYARRPQVQERLVLQILNDLQNVLDTKDVIVSVTAKHLCVSSRGIKDQSSFTTTLEYGGCFSDSDTRNEFLKIIGQERLH
- a CDS encoding MerC domain-containing protein, with translation MILVKQKTDNIGAIASTLCLLHCVVTPFIFIAQASSVICCDAPPYWWKFMDYFFLAISFFAIYWSTKTTSIKWITPMFWSSWAVLAAVILNEKLELFHLPEAILYIPAIALIILHLYNRKHCKCNVDKCCVNEE
- a CDS encoding Fur family transcriptional regulator, which produces MGILRRTKSVEILLNEFEKISSAISVVTLIERLGLKMNKTTIYRVLDKLEDDGVLHSFLGKNGHKWYAKCSGCSSSEHHDAHPHFQCSDCGKVDCLSADVLIPNIPNRKVDVSQILLQGTCENCFI